A genomic region of Pseudomonas abietaniphila contains the following coding sequences:
- a CDS encoding catalase, producing MNKLTTVAGAPVVDNQNSQSAGPRGPLMLQDVWLLEKLAHFDREVIPERRMHAKGSGAFGTFTVTHDISRYTKAQLFSDIGKQTDIFIRFSTVAGERGAADAERDIRGFAIKFYTEQGNWDLVGNNTPVFFLRDPLKFPDLNHAIKRDPRTNMRSADNNWDFWSSLPEALHQVTVVMSDRGLPKSYRHMHGFGSHTFSFISPQNERFWVKFTLKTQQGIANLTDQEAADLVAGDRETHQRDLYDSIEKGDFPQWKMFVQIMPEQDANTYKIHPFDLTKVWPHADYPLIEVGTLELNRNPENYFHDVEQAAFNPANVVPGISFSPDKMLQGRLFSYGDAQRYRLGVNHHQIPVNAPQCPVNSYHRDGQMRVDRNGGGTIGYEPNSKGAWVEQPDFSEPPLELHGAAANWDFRKDDDDYYSQPRALFRLMTPAQQQVLFDNTARAISGASAVVKQRHIDNCTKADPAYGAGVAAAIEMLG from the coding sequence ATGAACAAACTCACCACCGTGGCGGGCGCACCCGTCGTCGATAACCAGAACTCCCAATCGGCCGGCCCACGCGGCCCGCTGATGCTGCAAGACGTATGGTTGCTGGAAAAACTGGCCCACTTCGACCGTGAAGTCATCCCGGAGCGTCGCATGCACGCAAAAGGGTCTGGCGCCTTCGGCACCTTTACCGTGACCCACGACATCAGCCGCTACACCAAAGCGCAGCTGTTCTCGGACATCGGCAAGCAAACCGACATTTTTATTCGCTTCTCCACCGTGGCCGGTGAGCGCGGCGCTGCGGACGCCGAGCGCGACATCCGTGGTTTCGCCATCAAGTTCTACACTGAGCAAGGCAACTGGGACCTGGTGGGCAATAACACGCCGGTGTTCTTCCTGCGTGACCCGCTGAAATTCCCGGACCTGAACCACGCAATCAAACGCGACCCGCGCACCAACATGCGCAGCGCCGACAACAACTGGGATTTCTGGAGTTCGCTGCCTGAAGCGTTGCACCAGGTGACCGTGGTCATGAGCGACCGTGGCCTGCCCAAGTCCTATCGTCACATGCACGGTTTTGGCAGCCACACCTTCAGCTTCATCAGCCCGCAAAACGAGCGCTTCTGGGTCAAGTTCACGCTGAAAACCCAGCAAGGCATCGCGAACCTCACCGATCAGGAAGCGGCCGATCTGGTGGCCGGTGATCGCGAGACCCACCAGCGCGACCTGTACGACAGCATCGAAAAAGGCGACTTCCCGCAGTGGAAGATGTTCGTGCAGATCATGCCGGAGCAGGACGCCAACACGTACAAGATCCATCCGTTCGACCTCACCAAAGTCTGGCCGCACGCGGACTACCCGTTGATCGAAGTCGGCACGCTGGAGTTGAACCGCAACCCGGAAAACTATTTCCACGACGTGGAACAGGCTGCCTTCAACCCGGCGAACGTCGTACCCGGCATCAGCTTCTCGCCGGACAAGATGCTGCAAGGTCGTCTGTTCTCTTACGGCGATGCACAGCGCTACCGCCTGGGCGTCAACCATCATCAGATCCCGGTCAATGCGCCACAGTGCCCAGTCAACAGCTACCACCGCGACGGTCAGATGCGCGTGGACCGCAACGGCGGCGGCACCATCGGCTACGAGCCCAACAGCAAGGGTGCGTGGGTCGAACAACCGGACTTTTCCGAGCCACCGCTGGAGCTGCATGGCGCGGCAGCGAACTGGGATTTCCGCAAGGACGATGACGACTACTACTCGCAGCCTCGCGCATTGTTCCGCCTGATGACCCCGGCGCAGCAGCAGGTGCTGTTCGACAACACCGCTCGCGCTATCAGCGGTGCGTCGGCGGTGGTCAAGCAGCGTCACATCGACAACTGCACCAAGGCTGACCCCGCATATGGCGCAGGCGTTGCCGCCGCCATCGAGATGCTCGGCTGA
- the msrB gene encoding peptide-methionine (R)-S-oxide reductase MsrB, translating into MLSRRQFMVLSSSAGVAAIALGVLPKFADGETMTPSSALMEDQPIGSFEVSHTDAEWHALLSDEQFQVLRREATERPYSSPLNDEHRTGTFACAGCQLPLFSSSTKFDSHTGWPSFWQPLDNATAIRTDTSFGVLRKEVHCRRCGGHLGHVFTDGPKPTGLRYCMNGLAMSFAEQRS; encoded by the coding sequence ATGCTTTCAAGAAGACAGTTCATGGTGCTGAGCAGCAGCGCCGGGGTCGCCGCCATTGCGCTAGGCGTCTTGCCCAAGTTTGCCGACGGCGAAACCATGACGCCATCTAGCGCGTTAATGGAAGACCAGCCCATCGGCAGTTTCGAAGTCAGTCACACCGACGCTGAATGGCATGCATTGCTCAGCGACGAACAGTTTCAGGTGCTGCGCCGTGAAGCCACCGAGCGCCCGTACAGCAGCCCGCTGAACGACGAGCACCGCACGGGCACGTTCGCCTGCGCCGGTTGCCAGTTGCCGCTGTTTTCCTCGAGCACCAAGTTCGACAGCCACACCGGCTGGCCCAGCTTCTGGCAGCCACTGGACAACGCCACGGCGATCCGCACCGACACCTCGTTCGGCGTGCTGCGCAAGGAAGTCCACTGTCGCCGCTGCGGCGGACACCTGGGCCACGTCTTCACCGACGGCCCGAAACCCACCGGCCTGCGGTATTGCATGAACGGGCTGGCGATGAGTTTTGCCGAGCAGCGAAGCTGA
- a CDS encoding response regulator transcription factor has protein sequence MDQPKRILVVEDDSHIADLICLHLRDEHFDVVHSADGEKGLRLLEQGGWDALILDLMLPGVDGLEICRRARAMTRYTPIIITSARSSEMHRILGLELGADDYLAKPFSMMELVARVKALLRRVDAMARNLKMDAGSLSSAGLFIDPLTREASLEGRLLDLTPREFDLLYFFARQPGKVFSRLDLLNSVWGYNHEGYEHTVNTHINRLRAKIEADPAQPLRILTVWGRGYKFVAPGESSGDAS, from the coding sequence ATGGATCAGCCCAAACGCATTCTGGTGGTCGAGGACGATAGCCATATCGCCGACCTGATTTGCCTGCATCTGCGGGACGAGCATTTTGACGTGGTGCACAGTGCCGACGGCGAAAAGGGCCTGCGCCTGCTGGAGCAAGGCGGCTGGGATGCGTTGATCCTCGACCTGATGCTGCCGGGCGTGGACGGCCTGGAGATCTGCCGACGCGCCCGCGCCATGACCCGCTACACGCCCATCATCATCACCAGCGCGCGCTCCAGCGAGATGCACCGGATTCTCGGCCTGGAGCTGGGCGCCGATGATTACCTGGCCAAACCCTTCTCGATGATGGAACTGGTGGCCCGGGTCAAGGCCCTGTTGCGTCGGGTCGACGCCATGGCGCGCAACCTGAAGATGGACGCTGGAAGCCTGTCGAGCGCCGGGCTGTTCATCGATCCGTTGACCCGTGAAGCGTCGCTGGAAGGCCGTTTGCTGGACTTGACGCCGCGAGAGTTCGACCTGTTGTATTTCTTCGCCCGCCAACCGGGCAAGGTGTTCTCCAGGCTCGACCTGCTCAACTCGGTCTGGGGCTACAACCACGAAGGCTACGAGCACACCGTCAACACCCACATCAATCGCCTGCGCGCCAAGATCGAAGCCGATCCGGCACAACCGTTGCGGATCCTCACGGTGTGGGGACGCGGTTACAAGTTCGTGGCACCCGGTGAATCGTCGGGGGATGCTTCGTGA
- the msrA gene encoding peptide-methionine (S)-S-oxide reductase MsrA, which produces MKKLSVSGFTAALPAWRRNGLRLFAGAVLLQTAACSFAGAEDAVRIAPPQKDETVSTSHSETAVLAGGCFWGVQGVFQHVQGVKKVVSGYAGGKADTAQYERVSEGDTGHAESVEVTFDPTQVSYGTLLQIFFSVAHNPTELNRQGPDHGTQYRSAIFPETPEQQAVAQAYIAQLDAAKSFNAPIVTKIEQYNGFYPAEDYHQNFLTTHPTYPYIVINDLPKVGQLKQLFADRYSEQPVLLKTGQ; this is translated from the coding sequence ATGAAAAAGCTCAGTGTTTCCGGTTTTACCGCTGCGTTGCCTGCCTGGCGCCGCAACGGCCTGCGGTTGTTTGCCGGGGCCGTGCTGCTGCAAACCGCCGCCTGCTCCTTTGCCGGTGCCGAAGATGCAGTGCGCATCGCGCCGCCGCAAAAGGACGAGACAGTCAGCACCTCGCACAGCGAAACGGCGGTGCTCGCTGGCGGCTGCTTCTGGGGTGTTCAGGGCGTGTTCCAGCATGTGCAAGGGGTGAAAAAAGTCGTTTCGGGTTATGCCGGCGGCAAGGCCGACACCGCGCAATACGAGCGCGTCAGTGAAGGTGACACCGGGCACGCCGAATCGGTGGAAGTGACCTTCGACCCGACCCAGGTGAGCTACGGCACACTGCTGCAGATTTTCTTCTCGGTCGCCCACAACCCCACCGAGCTGAACCGTCAGGGTCCGGACCACGGCACTCAATACCGTTCGGCGATTTTCCCGGAGACACCGGAGCAGCAGGCCGTGGCCCAGGCGTACATCGCCCAGCTCGATGCCGCCAAATCGTTCAACGCACCGATTGTCACCAAGATCGAACAGTACAACGGGTTTTATCCGGCCGAGGATTATCACCAGAACTTCCTGACCACCCACCCGACCTACCCCTACATCGTGATCAACGACTTGCCCAAGGTCGGTCAGCTGAAGCAGTTGTTCGCCGATCGGTACAGCGAGCAGCCGGTGTTGTTGAAAACCGGGCAGTAG
- a CDS encoding cytochrome c biogenesis protein DipZ, which yields MLLIILAYLGGVLTIVSPCILPVLPFVFARTGQPFVRSGLPLLVGMAVTFALVATLAAVGGGWVVQLNQYGRGLALIFVALFGLTLLLPKLAERLTRPLVAAGSRLSENAGVDARPSPWASFMIGVATGLLWAPCAGPILGLVLTGAALQGASIGTTLLLLAYAAGAATSLALALLLGGKVFTAMKRSLGAGEWIRRGLGAAMLAGVAAIALGLDTGILARVSTASTGGLEQSLVGRLTGRTQPDSNVMQGGAMMAQNIPGRDEGGASMQASGAMMMAAKNTTSSLPVEGQLPSLDGAVQWLNSAPLTAEQLKGKVVLVDFWTYSCINCLRTLPYVKAWADKYRDQGLVVIGVHAPEFAFERDVKNVTKAMADLGIHYPVAIDNDYKIWRAFDNQYWPAHYFADAKGRIRYHHFGEGAYDESERVIQELLREAGQSQITTDLIDANGKGVQQAADMGEVKSPETYLGLERAENFVSPGGAKADQATRYSTPDTLALNHWGLDGQWTIGAERASLAAANGKIVYRFHARDLHLVLGPGSDGKPVRFKVMIDGQMPGDAHGTDVAPDGSGTVTEQRLYQLVRQSGDVADHTFTIEFSDPGVSAYAFTFG from the coding sequence ATGCTCCTGATCATCCTTGCCTATCTCGGCGGCGTGCTGACCATCGTCAGCCCGTGCATCCTGCCGGTGCTGCCGTTTGTCTTTGCCCGCACCGGCCAACCGTTCGTGCGCAGTGGCCTGCCCTTGTTGGTGGGCATGGCGGTGACCTTTGCGCTGGTGGCGACCCTGGCGGCGGTCGGCGGTGGCTGGGTCGTCCAGCTCAATCAGTACGGACGCGGTCTGGCGCTGATTTTCGTCGCGCTGTTCGGCCTCACGCTGCTGCTGCCCAAGCTCGCCGAGCGCCTGACCCGGCCATTGGTGGCCGCGGGCAGTCGTTTGTCCGAAAACGCGGGCGTGGACGCCAGACCCAGCCCGTGGGCATCGTTCATGATCGGCGTCGCCACCGGCCTGCTGTGGGCGCCGTGCGCCGGGCCTATCCTCGGTCTGGTGTTGACCGGCGCGGCATTGCAAGGCGCCAGCATCGGCACCACCTTGCTCCTGCTGGCGTACGCTGCAGGCGCTGCAACGTCCCTGGCCCTTGCGTTGTTGCTGGGCGGCAAGGTGTTCACGGCGATGAAACGCTCACTGGGTGCCGGTGAGTGGATTCGTCGCGGGCTGGGTGCTGCCATGCTGGCAGGTGTCGCCGCCATCGCGCTGGGGCTGGACACCGGCATTCTGGCCCGCGTGTCGACGGCATCGACCGGCGGCCTGGAACAGTCGTTGGTGGGTCGGCTGACCGGGCGTACCCAGCCCGACAGCAACGTCATGCAGGGCGGCGCGATGATGGCGCAAAACATCCCCGGTCGCGACGAAGGCGGCGCCAGCATGCAGGCTTCAGGGGCAATGATGATGGCCGCGAAAAACACCACGTCGAGTCTGCCGGTCGAAGGCCAACTGCCTTCGCTCGATGGCGCCGTGCAGTGGTTGAACTCCGCCCCGCTGACCGCCGAACAATTGAAAGGCAAAGTGGTGCTGGTGGATTTCTGGACCTACTCCTGCATCAACTGCCTGCGCACCCTGCCCTATGTCAAAGCCTGGGCCGACAAATACCGTGACCAGGGCCTGGTGGTGATCGGCGTTCATGCCCCTGAGTTCGCGTTCGAACGCGACGTGAAGAACGTCACCAAGGCCATGGCCGATCTGGGCATTCATTACCCGGTGGCCATCGACAACGACTACAAGATCTGGCGCGCCTTCGACAACCAATACTGGCCTGCCCACTATTTCGCCGACGCCAAGGGCCGGATCCGCTACCACCACTTTGGTGAAGGCGCTTACGACGAGTCCGAGCGCGTGATTCAGGAACTGCTGCGCGAAGCAGGCCAGAGCCAGATCACCACCGACCTGATAGATGCCAACGGCAAGGGTGTGCAGCAGGCCGCAGACATGGGCGAGGTCAAGTCGCCAGAAACCTACCTGGGCCTGGAACGCGCCGAAAACTTTGTCTCGCCGGGCGGTGCCAAGGCTGACCAGGCTACCCGCTACAGCACGCCGGACACCCTGGCACTCAACCACTGGGGCCTGGACGGTCAATGGACCATCGGCGCCGAACGCGCCAGCCTCGCGGCTGCGAACGGCAAGATTGTCTACCGCTTCCACGCCCGTGATCTGCACCTGGTGCTGGGCCCCGGCAGCGACGGCAAGCCGGTGCGCTTCAAAGTGATGATCGACGGCCAGATGCCGGGTGACGCCCACGGCACCGATGTGGCGCCAGACGGCAGCGGCACCGTGACCGAACAACGTTTGTATCAGCTCGTACGTCAATCCGGCGATGTTGCCGACCACACCTTCACCATCGAATTCAGCGATCCGGGCGTGTCCGCTTACGCCTTCACCTTCGGTTGA
- a CDS encoding VTT domain-containing protein — protein MNELQQLNESHGLLLVFVNVLLEQIGLPVPAYPTLIVTGALAMQSKPLLGAGVLVAMFACLIADGLWYWAGKRYGGVLLKSICKISLSQDTCIRQGLNVYDRVGPRAMLLSKFLPGAGALVTTVAGMNGTPIATFMRYSLAGSFIWAGSALLLGMLFTDAIIPLLSLLAGYLPIAIAGVLAALGLFIGWKYWKRRHLLSRTSKVPRITVPELLALRDSEDAPVVIDVRPKFHTAVVEGIPGAVSISLEEPLEPWLEQLTDVDMVFYCACPNELSAALLAQKLRAHGLTRGKALVGGLDAWREAHDASDTPGQTATA, from the coding sequence ATGAACGAACTCCAGCAATTGAACGAAAGCCACGGTCTGCTGCTGGTGTTCGTCAACGTGCTGCTGGAGCAGATCGGCTTGCCGGTCCCGGCGTACCCGACGCTGATCGTCACCGGCGCGCTGGCCATGCAAAGCAAGCCGTTGCTGGGCGCAGGCGTGCTGGTCGCCATGTTCGCCTGCCTTATCGCCGATGGTCTGTGGTATTGGGCGGGCAAACGTTATGGCGGCGTGCTGCTGAAATCCATCTGCAAAATTTCTCTGTCCCAGGACACCTGCATTCGTCAGGGCCTGAACGTCTACGACCGCGTCGGCCCGCGCGCCATGCTGCTGTCGAAATTCCTGCCCGGCGCGGGTGCTCTGGTCACTACAGTGGCGGGCATGAACGGTACGCCGATCGCTACGTTCATGCGTTACTCCCTCGCGGGCTCCTTCATATGGGCCGGCTCGGCGCTGCTGCTGGGCATGCTGTTCACCGACGCCATCATTCCGCTGCTAAGCCTGTTGGCCGGCTATCTGCCCATCGCCATTGCAGGCGTGCTGGCCGCTCTCGGGCTGTTCATTGGCTGGAAATACTGGAAGCGTCGGCACCTCTTGTCTCGCACCTCGAAAGTGCCACGCATTACCGTGCCCGAACTGCTTGCCCTGCGTGACTCGGAGGACGCGCCCGTGGTCATCGATGTGCGCCCCAAATTTCATACCGCCGTGGTCGAAGGCATTCCCGGCGCGGTATCGATCAGTCTTGAAGAGCCGCTGGAGCCCTGGCTCGAGCAACTGACCGACGTCGACATGGTGTTTTATTGCGCTTGCCCGAACGAGTTGTCGGCCGCTCTCCTGGCGCAGAAACTGCGCGCACATGGCCTGACACGGGGCAAGGCACTGGTCGGCGGGCTGGACGCCTGGCGAGAAGCACACGACGCATCCGATACACCGGGCCAGACCGCGACAGCCTAA